One genomic region from Knoellia sp. p5-6-4 encodes:
- a CDS encoding OB-fold nucleic acid binding domain-containing protein: MAATPASSGTSTADGHHRSLLGRLGERLTRTAQQIEAAELQEDTARHGATRMSDLKDRQVATVTGTVRAVTLRPRVNVPALVVDLYDGSRTINLIWLGRRTIGGIEPGTYLRATGRVTYLRGMPTIFNPAYEIVPSRGH, encoded by the coding sequence ATGGCGGCAACCCCTGCATCCTCGGGCACCAGCACAGCGGACGGCCACCACCGCTCGCTCCTCGGGCGGCTCGGTGAGCGGCTGACGAGGACGGCCCAGCAGATCGAGGCCGCCGAGCTGCAGGAGGACACGGCCCGGCACGGCGCCACCCGGATGTCCGACCTCAAGGACCGCCAGGTCGCGACCGTGACCGGCACCGTGCGGGCCGTGACGCTGCGCCCGCGGGTCAACGTGCCGGCCCTCGTCGTCGACCTCTACGACGGCAGCCGGACCATCAACCTCATCTGGCTCGGGCGTCGCACGATCGGTGGCATCGAGCCGGGCACCTACCTGCGCGCGACCGGACGGGTCACGTACCTGAGAGGAATGCCGACCATCTTCAACCCCGCCTACGAGATCGTGCCGTCC
- a CDS encoding DUF3710 domain-containing protein translates to MSIFRRNKDQQPTGDDTVTPDEAREHRAPEDVEGQPTSSAAEATGDAGAAEAQGPFDASEVDGPTGRLDLGALWIKGVAGMELRLEVEEATQNVVGATAVLGDSAVQLQAFAAPKTMGIWDDIRSEIAESIVSQGGTADEQRGVLGTELRTRMPSAGPDGRTVFAPARFVGVDGPRWFLRAVFSGRAAIEDEAAEALMDVLRQTVVVRGDVAMAPRELLPLRLPQEVTDAVEDEVDDEGTGRSADDLNPFERGPEITEVR, encoded by the coding sequence GTGAGCATCTTCCGACGCAACAAGGACCAGCAGCCGACCGGCGACGACACCGTCACCCCCGACGAGGCCCGGGAGCACCGCGCTCCCGAGGACGTCGAGGGCCAGCCCACATCGTCGGCCGCCGAGGCCACGGGCGACGCGGGTGCCGCCGAGGCGCAGGGGCCCTTCGACGCCAGCGAGGTCGACGGCCCCACCGGCCGCCTCGACCTCGGCGCGCTGTGGATCAAGGGCGTGGCGGGCATGGAGCTGCGGCTCGAGGTGGAGGAGGCGACCCAGAACGTCGTGGGGGCCACCGCCGTCCTCGGCGACTCGGCTGTGCAGCTCCAGGCGTTCGCGGCGCCCAAGACCATGGGCATCTGGGACGACATCCGCTCCGAGATCGCCGAGTCGATCGTGAGCCAGGGCGGCACGGCCGACGAGCAGCGCGGCGTCCTCGGCACCGAGCTGCGCACCCGCATGCCGAGCGCCGGCCCGGACGGCCGCACCGTCTTCGCCCCCGCGCGGTTCGTGGGTGTCGACGGGCCGCGATGGTTCCTGCGTGCCGTCTTCTCCGGCCGTGCCGCGATCGAGGACGAGGCCGCCGAGGCCCTCATGGACGTGCTCCGCCAGACCGTGGTGGTGCGTGGCGACGTCGCCATGGCGCCGCGCGAGCTGCTCCCGCTGCGCCTCCCGCAGGAGGTCACCGATGCGGTCGAGGACGAGGTGGACGACGAGGGCACCGGCCGCAGCGCCGACGACCTCAACCCGTTCGAGCGCGGGCCCGAGATCACCGAGGTCCGGTAG
- the dut gene encoding dUTP diphosphatase has translation MTGPSRVPVQIRRLDPGLPLPAYAHPGDAGADLRAAREVTLEPGARALVPTGVAVALPVGFVGLVHPRSGLAARHGIGIVNAPGTVDAGYRGEILVNLVNHDPREPFTVQRGDRIAQLVVQQVALADFTEVDTLTETARGETGHGASGGFGATPDALAPDAPSRD, from the coding sequence GTGACTGGCCCTTCTCGCGTCCCCGTGCAGATCCGGCGACTCGACCCCGGTCTGCCGCTCCCGGCATACGCTCACCCCGGTGACGCCGGAGCCGACCTGCGGGCCGCCCGGGAGGTGACGCTTGAGCCGGGGGCACGGGCCCTGGTGCCCACCGGCGTGGCCGTCGCGCTGCCCGTCGGCTTCGTCGGCCTGGTGCACCCGCGCTCGGGCCTGGCGGCTCGGCACGGCATCGGCATCGTGAACGCGCCCGGCACCGTGGACGCGGGCTACCGTGGAGAGATCCTCGTGAACCTGGTCAACCACGACCCGCGGGAGCCGTTCACCGTCCAGCGGGGTGACCGGATCGCCCAGCTGGTCGTCCAGCAGGTCGCACTGGCCGATTTCACCGAGGTCGACACGCTCACCGAGACCGCTCGGGGGGAGACTGGACACGGGGCCAGTGGTGGCTTCGGCGCCACCCCGGACGCACTGGCACCAGACGCACCATCGAGAGATTGA
- a CDS encoding DUF4193 domain-containing protein — protein MATDYDAPRKTDDELSEDSIEELKSRRADKSASSVDVDETEQAEGFELPGADLSGEELSVRVLPRQADEFTCSRCFLVHHRSQLAKEVNGQMVCTECAA, from the coding sequence ATGGCGACTGACTACGACGCGCCGCGCAAGACTGACGACGAGCTGTCCGAGGACTCCATCGAGGAGCTGAAGTCCCGACGGGCCGACAAGAGCGCGTCCAGTGTGGACGTGGACGAGACCGAGCAGGCCGAGGGATTCGAGCTGCCCGGGGCCGACCTCTCCGGCGAAGAGCTCTCCGTGCGGGTGCTGCCGCGCCAGGCCGATGAGTTCACCTGCTCGCGCTGCTTCCTGGTGCACCACCGCAGCCAGCTGGCCAAGGAGGTCAACGGCCAGATGGTGTGCACGGAGTGCGCCGCCTGA